A single Winslowiella toletana DNA region contains:
- a CDS encoding DUF2726 domain-containing protein has product MVAGIIIIAILLAGFVVLLRQAGSARHPLLQRLREKGIRPGRTEQLLCRRPSFVSAGQLMTEREQRFLRRLDRVTDTRQWRLCPQVRVADIVRVAPDRKSGSREWWQLFRLVSQWHCDVVITDRTGRIIVAVELDDRSHQAPKRQRRDLLLEEVLKQAGIPLLRSDDEQQLAEHVRVHLCAQRPETAA; this is encoded by the coding sequence ATGGTTGCTGGAATAATCATCATTGCCATTTTGCTCGCCGGATTTGTGGTATTGCTCAGGCAGGCCGGTTCAGCCCGGCATCCACTTTTGCAGAGACTGCGTGAAAAAGGGATTCGGCCGGGCAGAACTGAACAGTTGCTTTGCCGCAGACCGTCATTCGTCAGTGCCGGTCAGCTGATGACGGAACGGGAGCAGCGTTTTCTGCGCCGGCTCGACAGGGTGACCGATACCCGCCAGTGGCGGTTGTGCCCGCAGGTTCGTGTGGCCGATATCGTCAGAGTGGCGCCCGATCGTAAGTCCGGGAGCCGTGAATGGTGGCAACTGTTCCGCCTGGTATCGCAGTGGCATTGCGATGTGGTTATCACGGACCGCACCGGGCGAATCATTGTGGCAGTGGAACTGGACGATCGTTCCCATCAGGCGCCGAAACGTCAGCGGCGTGACCTGCTGCTGGAAGAAGTGCTGAAACAGGCTGGTATCCCGCTGCTGCGTAGCGATGATGAGCAGCAACTGGCTGAGCACGTCAGGGTACACCTTTGCGCACAACGACCGGAGACTGCGGCATGA